TTGGGATGAAAGAGTTGTGCTTGGGAATGAAGAGTTTTTTCTCCTCTCCCAAGTGGTTCAATCTTTCCTTCAGGCCTTCGGGAAGGGGGTGAATGCCATATTTTGCGCCAAGCCAAGTCTCTTTTTTATCGAGTGAATAGGGTAACAGGGGAGGTTTGGCTCTTAAGTAAATATAGGCGCCGTCTACATTGAGATGTTTTGCGAGGTTTAAAAGCGCTTCCGGATCAAATCGCTTAATGATAAGCGTCCTTTCGGGGAATGTGCTGATGGGTTCTTCAGCGAGCCAGAGCCCCTTTTGCATAAGGTCAGAAAAGACATCTTGCCTTGTCTGAAACTGGTATTCGATTTTTTGCACTGCCTGGATGTCGTCAAATACATATTCCGGAACAGCTTGCGTTTTGAGTAGGTTGATGGCCTTGAAAGTCAGCTCCAATGCTTCGTTCCATTCCCTTACACCCTTTTCTGTGAGAGAGATCTCAATCACGATCTCCAGATTTTCGCCCGATGAAGTCAGCTCGCCTGTCGCGATGCCGGTGGCAAGCCCTTTTTCCTTGAGAAGGCTAAGAAGCGAACCTTCCCCCTCATGTCCCAGAATGTGGCTGAGGACAATATGAGGTTTTGTTTCCTTCATTTGGGCTGCTTCCTTGGGAAGTTCGAAGACCAGAGTAAGCGACCTGACATCTTTGACCGGTTCGATGGCGATTAGCTTGCCCCGCATGCCGCTCTGCGATAGCGACTCCTTGGGTACATAAGGGGAGAGGTTTTTGTTCTCGACATCCTTGAATTTATCTTCCAACATCTGTTTCAGTTCTTCGATCGGTTCCTGGCCGATGACGATCAGGCGCATCAGGTTGGAGCTGTAGTGCTTTTCATACCAATCTCTCAGCTCTTTTTGTGAGACGTCGGCTAGCGTTGAGGAGTTCCCCATGGAAAACTTGTGGATCGGGTGATTGGGGTTTGACAGTTCCCGATGGACAAAAACTTCCCTGATGTCGTCGTTTTCAATGTTCTTGGCATACTCTTGGTCAATCGCTTTCAGCTCCCTGTCAACCTGGGAAGTGCTGAGGAGAGGCGATTTGAAGAAGTTGGAGAAGCGGTCCAGTGCTCCCTCGAGGTGGTTGGGGTCGACCGAGAACATGTAGCTTGTCGCATCGATCGAGGTAAAGGCGTTCGCTTCCCCTCCGCTCTCTCTAATATAGCGCTGATACTCCGACTCGTCAGGGTATTTTTCCGTGCCCATGAACAGCATGTGCTCTAAAAAGTGAGCCATTCCCATGTGCTCTTTGGGGTCGGACCAGCTTCCTGTCAATACGGTGAGTACCGCGCCCGATTTATTGGTTCCGGGGTCGGAGATGACAAGAGCTTCGAGTCCGTTGTTTAGGCGAATCTTGGCTGTCTTACGCTCTTTTAGGGAAGGAGTCAGGATAGGGAGCGTTGCCTGGTCTTCGATTTCTTCATAGGCGAGGAGTGGGGAGACAGAGAGTGCTAGTGCGGTGGCGATCTTGACTGGAAGTGACATGGAAACCTTCTCTTCAAAGTGCGTTGCTGTATCTTCGACAGTCTACTACCCGCCAAAGGGTTTGTCCAGTTAAGAATCCAAGAGGTGATAAACGGATTGGATTTCGAGGTGAATGCCGACTATTCGGGGCAAAAACAGCTTGAACGATTTCAGTTTGGTGGAAATCAATTGGCCGGCAGCATGTTCTTCCGGATAGATTCGAGCAGATTTTTCTTGTGGTAGGATCGTGCCTGTTCGATGCCGTTCTGCAGGGCTTTTCCGCTGGAGTAGCTGTGGCACTTGATCATGATCTTATCGATGCCGGCCACGAGAGCGCCAGGGTAGTCTTCGTGAGCGATAGCGTTGTCTTCTCCGTGAGAGGCCTTTAACTGCGAAAGGATGTAGCGGGCTGCCCCCTCCGCTGTCTTGAGGAAGATATTTCCGGTAAAGCCGTCCGTGATTAACACATCGATCGGGCCTGAAAAGGCGTCTACCGGTTCGATGTTGCCTTTGAAAACCGCGCGCATGCCGGCCTCTTCGAGCTCATTTGCCAATTCGCCAAGAAGTGAAAACGCTTTTTGGTGCACACCTGTTCCTTTTGTCGCTTCTTCACCGATGTTGAGAAGCCCAAAGCGGACGGGCGTATCTCCAGTTTGAGCGCGCTTGAAGGCTATGCTGAAAAGGGCTATGTCTCTGAAAAAGGCGAGCCTTGGGTTTACAGTTCCGCCAACATCGGCCACTGTGAGAGTTCCGCTTTGCGAGGGGATGGTTGCCAAGAGAAAGGGGCGGCTGGCTGTGGCGAGAGGAGGTAGGTAGAGCTTGGCTGCGGCGATAGCAGATCCGGTGCTGCCCAGCGTGATCAACGCGTCATATGCCCCGCGGCTTAGCTCCTGTACACCATGCACCAGTGTCGATCCGGGTTTGTCCAAGACAGCTCTGACCGGAGGTTCATCCATGCGGATTTGCTCGCCGAGGACCTTGACAGTGACTTGAGAGTGGATAGAGTATTTTTGAAGGGATTTAAGCAGGGATAAAGACAGCTCATTTGTCGCGAGCAGCTCGACGCGAGTATCCGTCGATTTGATGGCGTCAAAAATTGCATGGGAAGCTTCATTGGGATCAACCCCGCTTCCCATGACATCGACACCGATAAGCAAAAAAAACCTTTAGCTTAGCTTACGCCGTTTTAACGACAACGCCGTTGCCGTATGCGCCGCAGGATGGGCATGCTACGTGCGGAAGCTTGGCGACTCCGCAGTTTTTACACTTGCATGACTGCTTTGGCGATTTGGCGTGGTGAGCGCGTCTGGAATTCTTTCTTGCGTTGGACAATCTGTTACGTGGGACTGCCATAATTTAACTCCTCATCATCTTATGTTCTATAATTCACTGAAAGGGTGATACGTTCCATCTTCCTCTTCCTTCTTGGTGCTGCCCGGGCTTTTAAGATAGCGCTTGAGTTCTTTGCGCTTTGGGCAGCTTCCGCCGTGGCACTCGACGAAGTGCGGCGCCTCGAGGACGATGGTCTCCCTTAAAAATTCTTTGAGGTTATACACCCCTGTCTTTATTTCATGCATCGGCACGATATGATACAGACCTTTCAAGATCAGCGGCGCTTCCGTAAGCTCATTGCAGATCGAGCAGGGCAGTTTGGCTTTTGTCTCGATATCCAGGTGCACGACCAGATCCTGCTCTGCTAAATACGCTTCTCCATGAAAGGATATGGGCGCGTTGAAAGCAAGCTCTTCATCGTTTTGTTCCAGAAAGCCGGGGTCTACCGTCTCCCTGATCTTTTCCATTTCGCCGTGTCTTAATCTGTCGACATGGATCTTAAATTCGTCTTCCATCGCTTTAAGTTAAGTTCGCTTAGGTTTTTGCAAGGGCTGCTTAGCGTGGAGTCAACCTGCTGAAATAAAAGCTTGTATCAGTAATTCTCCATAAAATTTACCTGAAACGGCAATTTCTTTGAAGGGAAAAAGGAAATGGGGCGGATTCAGAGCTGTCCTGCTTTTTTTTACTTCAGGCACGGAGATGAATTCTTTGTTTAATCAAATATTAATTTGACATGCAGGAGGGTTGGCTTTAAACTAATAGTGTAAGTACATGAAGGTTTGTTGCTTATGGAATCACGTCGGTTTGGAGGCCAGAGAGCTGGCCGAGAAATGGACTGGGTGATCCAGTTCTCCCCTCAAGGCAGTCCACCTGAAGGCTCGAAGGAGAAGCCTGGCGTTACATTTTACATTCCCGCGCCCCGAGGCCCCCCCGAAAGTGAGCTGAATCTGCTGCTTGACACCCAGGGAATCGAGAAGATCCAGCATGACTACGCCAATTTTTTACAGTCTATCTCCAAGCTTTGTTCGATTTTGGAAAAGGAAGGAATAGAGCGCAGCGAGGATCTCAAGAAAATCGGACAGGATTCCCAAGTGATGGATAGCGCCTTGCAGAACTTAAGCGAAATTATCCGGAAATTTAACGAGATGCTGAAAAAACTGAGAAACGAGGGAGAAGAGGGCCCTAAAAATTAGGGAAGTGCGCATGCGCAAAAGCCTTGGAGGCCAACCTGGATTTCAAGACCTGCCGCCCCATTCCAGAGCGAGGCTTACGCACTTGAGCCTCAAGGCTTGTGAATTGGCAAATCAAACCACGCATCGCGTGGCCTGTCCTCAAAAATATTAAGTTTCGTTTTTCAATCGATTCCTTCCCCGCGCTTCCTTTCAGGGAGCGCCTTTTTTTAAATCACTTCATTCTGTATACTCACCCTTTAATGCCCAAAAAGCAAGCAACCGGACAACCTGTTGCGGAGGTTTTGAAGGCGAGAGCTCCCCCTTTTTCCGCCGTCCCCTAAGGGAAGGCGTTTAATAGATCTGTTTTTCAAGGAAAATCCCGGCAGGGTTGATTCTGCCAGGCGGCTCTCGCTCCTTAGAGACTGTCCACAAACTCAAGTCAGTATGTTTTGCTGCCGAATTTGCATAAGCTTCGAAAAAGAATCAGAATATCGGATGAATTTTTTCAAAGTTTCATTGCCTTATGCGGCACACAAACCGTACAGATTTCAGTCTGTGGGCGAGTCTTTTAGACCCCTGGGCAAACTGAATACTACTTAACGGAGAGTTTATGGAAGAGATCCTGCTGAATATCGAGTCTAAAGAAATCCGCTACGCCCATCTGAAAAACGGACATCTTCACGATCTGATCATCGAAAGAAAAAAAGAGAGACAGCTGACCGGCAACATCTATCGCGGCCGAGTCACGAACATTCTTCGCAATATCCAGTCCGCCTTTATCGACATCGGCGAAGGGGATAACGGATTCATCCACATCTCCGACGTCGTCGCCAACAGAAAGAAGTTGGAAGAGATTTTTGGCATGGACTTCGAGATGGAGAATGAAGCGGCCGCTCCTGACAAAGATACATCCAACATGGAGATCGACCAAATTTTAAAGCCGGACCAGCCGGTGCTGGTGCAGGTGGTGAAAGAGGCAATCGGGACAAAGGGCGCACGCCTCACAGCCAACATTTCCATTGCCGGACGCTACCTTGTGCTGTTGCCTAACTCCTCCCACCGTGGAGTCTCGAGGAAGATCGAGGACAGAGGCGCCCGGGATAAATTGAAGAAGCTCATTCGCGCCTTTGAGATGCCGCAGGATATGGGCCTGATTTGCCGTACTGCAAGCGCTTCGGCGACCCAGGAGCAGCTGATTGATGAGGCCAACGACCTGATTAACAGCTGGAGGATGATTATGGATAATTTCCAAAATTCCTCCGAGCCGACCCTGCTCTTTGAAGAGTCAGACCTCGTCAAGCGGGCAATCCTGACGGCTATCGACAAAAAATTTGACAGGGTGTTGATCGACGACTACAAAACGTTCCAAACCTGCAAAAGGCTCTACAGCCGCTACGTCGGGGATAATCCTGTTCGTATCGAGCTTTACCGCGACAAGACGCCGATGTTCGAGAGGTTCAATGTCGAGCGGGAGATTGAAAAGTCCCTCCGCCGTAAAATTTGGCTTTCCTCCGGCGGTTACCTCTACTTTGACAAGACGGAAGCGATGTACACCATCGACGTCAACTCGGGAAGAAGCACTTCGGCCGAATCTGATGTCGAGGAGTCTTTGGTGCGCATCAACATGGAAGCGGCAGAGGAGATCGCAAGGCAGCTTAGGATCCGCAATATCGGAGGCCTTATCATCTGCGACTTCATCGATATGAAGCTGAGGAGAAACCAACGCCGCGTCCTAGACAGGTTGAAAGAGTGCATGAAGGATGACTCGGCCAAATGCACCATCTTAGGCATGAGTGAGTTCGGCCTGGTCGAGATGACAAGGCAGCGTCAGAGGGGCTCTCTTTTGCAGACAATCTTCACTCAGTGTCCATATTGCCATGGAACAGGCCTGATCAAGAACCATGAGAGTACCTCGATCGAGATCGAGAGGGCGCTTAAGAAGGTAATCAAGTGCAACGAGCAGTACGGCATCAAGCTTGTCGTCCATCCTGAGGTCGATCACTACATTCACGTCATCGACAAGGGCTATCTCAAGGGGCTTGCCGAGAGCATGAACGCACAACTCGATTTCGGCCACGACGATGCGCTGCATTTGAATGAATACCATTTCTATTCGACGATTACCAATACCCGTATTGAGGTGTAGGCATGAACTCTTCCCGCAGGCTTCTTAAGTCATTCATGAAGAAGGATAATATTCCAGACCCTCTTCAAGATATACTTACAGGTTTCATTGATGATTATCTGGCTATCGTCAGGGAGCGGGAAGGGGATTTGGAAAAGGCTTTAGTCATCCTGAGTACGTTTGTGGCCCTTGTTGAAGACGAGATTGGAGATCCCTTTATTTTCCAGCCCTATCATCAAAGGATCGACAGTCCGTTTGACTACTATCACTTCGGCATGGATCTTTTAAGGCCGCTCGTGCGTTTTGAGGATTCTTATGTGCAGGGACTACCCATCGTCGATGAGATAACCGGGCTCTTGAAAAATGGAGAGAATGTCGTGTTTCTCTCCAACCACCAGACAGAGCCCGATCCCCAGGCGATCAGCCTGCTTTTAGAGAAGACGCATTCCGAATTTGCCAAGGAGATGGTCTTTGTCGCCGGTCACAGGGTGACGACCGATCCACTGGCCATTCCATTCAGTAAAGGCAGGAATTTAATTTGCATCTATTCCAAGAGAAGAATTGAGCACCCGCCGGAAGAGAAAGAGAAGAAGCTGATGCATAATCAGAAGGCAATGCAGAAGCTTGGCGAGCTTCTCTCCAACGGAGGCGTGGCTGTCTATGTCGCCCCAAGCGGCGGACGCGACCGCCTCGGACCGCACGGCCGGCCGGAAGTGGCCCCGTTCGATCCGCAAAGCATCGAGATGTTCCGTCTTATCGCCAAAAAGTCCGGTTCCAAAACGCATTTTTATCCTCTGGCCATCTGGACCTATTCCCTTTTGCCTCCTCCGGCCAGCGTCGACAATGCCTTCGGTGAGACAAGAAAGCCGTCCTGCACGCCGATCAGGCTGGCCTTCGGAAAGAGGATAGACTTCGATCAGGGTGGAGCGTTTGACGGTATGAATAAGGAATCTGCCAGGCAGGCCCGGGCTGACTATGCCCTTAAACAAGTGAAGGAGCTCTATTCGGGGATCGAAGAGGTTTCCTGAAGATCGATGCGCTCTTTGATCAAGGTTGCAGCCATTTCATGGTCTGTCAGCTCATCAGGGTTTATCGGTGCACCGATCGAAACGGTGATTTTGCTGAAAGGCTTCGGGATGCCCATCTGATCCCATGTCTTTAGCGTCCAGCAAGTGTCGCAAGTCCAGCCCATGGGAAAGATCAAAGCCCCTGATTTTAGCGCCATCGCTACAATGCCGCCCTTCACCTGCCTAGCAGGGCCTCTTGGCCCATCCGGTGTTATCACGAGCACCCTTTCCCCTTTTCTGACCCGATCGATCGCGCCGATCAACCCGCCAAATTTAGCCGAATGGGCGACGCGGATCGCTTCCCCCCGGATTCCATAGGCGTTGATGACCTCTGCGATGATCTCCCCATCTTTGCTTTTGCTGATCAACGCTGCGTAATTAAATGGGGTGTGGCGGGTGAGTAGGGCAGGAGCGAGACTCAGTTTGCTGTGCCATAGTGCTAAGATGGCAGGGCGTCCTTTGGCTTCTTTTATAAAACGGTCGAATCCCTTTAGTTCAAAGCGACAAGTCATTGTGAGAAGGGCGGCGGCTGCCTTGATGATTCGTCCGAGGATTCTGGGGATGATTTTTTGGATGGTGTAGTAGTATAGCCTTTTCATCGAAGAAGACTCCGCATGGCTTTTTCGATCTCCTGCTCGGGTCGGGCTTCTGCCAGCTGTTCAAAGAGCTGTTCCTGCTTCTGCTGTATGCTTTGCCGGCGGGGTTCATTGGACAGAAGGTCGCGGATGCTTGTGGCGACTGCCTCTTTGGGGGCTCTGTCTGCAATATGCTCTGGGAAAAGTTCTTCTCCGGAAAGGATGTTGGCGATGGCGAAGTGGGTCAGGTCCAAGCGGACGATATATCTGGCGATGAAGTAGTTTAAAGAAGATACGGCATAGGTCACAACCGCGGGGCGTTTTTTGAGAGCCAGCTCAAGGGTCACCGTTCCTGACTTAGCGATGGCGAGCATGCAGTTGTCCATCAGATCATAGCGGGAAGAGGCGGGGATCAAACTCACA
This window of the Estrella lausannensis genome carries:
- a CDS encoding insulinase family protein, producing MSLPVKIATALALSVSPLLAYEEIEDQATLPILTPSLKERKTAKIRLNNGLEALVISDPGTNKSGAVLTVLTGSWSDPKEHMGMAHFLEHMLFMGTEKYPDESEYQRYIRESGGEANAFTSIDATSYMFSVDPNHLEGALDRFSNFFKSPLLSTSQVDRELKAIDQEYAKNIENDDIREVFVHRELSNPNHPIHKFSMGNSSTLADVSQKELRDWYEKHYSSNLMRLIVIGQEPIEELKQMLEDKFKDVENKNLSPYVPKESLSQSGMRGKLIAIEPVKDVRSLTLVFELPKEAAQMKETKPHIVLSHILGHEGEGSLLSLLKEKGLATGIATGELTSSGENLEIVIEISLTEKGVREWNEALELTFKAINLLKTQAVPEYVFDDIQAVQKIEYQFQTRQDVFSDLMQKGLWLAEEPISTFPERTLIIKRFDPEALLNLAKHLNVDGAYIYLRAKPPLLPYSLDKKETWLGAKYGIHPLPEGLKERLNHLGEEKKLFIPKHNSFIPKDFNKRPLESDYAQKSLLPLPVPVLTTERAKIYFAQDNTYLEPKAALSLLIRSPLINPKDTRSIVLTDLYLKAVNDALTPLIYPAKIAGLEFRIKRDDAGLMLYVSGYSGSVSGAPPTPPMLCLRLWRKKSAPKSIPMSGLHNTKRAF
- the rpmF gene encoding 50S ribosomal protein L32 → MAVPRNRLSNARKNSRRAHHAKSPKQSCKCKNCGVAKLPHVACPSCGAYGNGVVVKTA
- a CDS encoding YceD family protein, encoding MEDEFKIHVDRLRHGEMEKIRETVDPGFLEQNDEELAFNAPISFHGEAYLAEQDLVVHLDIETKAKLPCSICNELTEAPLILKGLYHIVPMHEIKTGVYNLKEFLRETIVLEAPHFVECHGGSCPKRKELKRYLKSPGSTKKEEEDGTYHPFSEL
- a CDS encoding Rne/Rng family ribonuclease, with translation MEEILLNIESKEIRYAHLKNGHLHDLIIERKKERQLTGNIYRGRVTNILRNIQSAFIDIGEGDNGFIHISDVVANRKKLEEIFGMDFEMENEAAAPDKDTSNMEIDQILKPDQPVLVQVVKEAIGTKGARLTANISIAGRYLVLLPNSSHRGVSRKIEDRGARDKLKKLIRAFEMPQDMGLICRTASASATQEQLIDEANDLINSWRMIMDNFQNSSEPTLLFEESDLVKRAILTAIDKKFDRVLIDDYKTFQTCKRLYSRYVGDNPVRIELYRDKTPMFERFNVEREIEKSLRRKIWLSSGGYLYFDKTEAMYTIDVNSGRSTSAESDVEESLVRINMEAAEEIARQLRIRNIGGLIICDFIDMKLRRNQRRVLDRLKECMKDDSAKCTILGMSEFGLVEMTRQRQRGSLLQTIFTQCPYCHGTGLIKNHESTSIEIERALKKVIKCNEQYGIKLVVHPEVDHYIHVIDKGYLKGLAESMNAQLDFGHDDALHLNEYHFYSTITNTRIEV
- a CDS encoding 1-acyl-sn-glycerol-3-phosphate acyltransferase, with amino-acid sequence MNSSRRLLKSFMKKDNIPDPLQDILTGFIDDYLAIVREREGDLEKALVILSTFVALVEDEIGDPFIFQPYHQRIDSPFDYYHFGMDLLRPLVRFEDSYVQGLPIVDEITGLLKNGENVVFLSNHQTEPDPQAISLLLEKTHSEFAKEMVFVAGHRVTTDPLAIPFSKGRNLICIYSKRRIEHPPEEKEKKLMHNQKAMQKLGELLSNGGVAVYVAPSGGRDRLGPHGRPEVAPFDPQSIEMFRLIAKKSGSKTHFYPLAIWTYSLLPPPASVDNAFGETRKPSCTPIRLAFGKRIDFDQGGAFDGMNKESARQARADYALKQVKELYSGIEEVS
- a CDS encoding lysophospholipid acyltransferase family protein, with protein sequence MKRLYYYTIQKIIPRILGRIIKAAAALLTMTCRFELKGFDRFIKEAKGRPAILALWHSKLSLAPALLTRHTPFNYAALISKSKDGEIIAEVINAYGIRGEAIRVAHSAKFGGLIGAIDRVRKGERVLVITPDGPRGPARQVKGGIVAMALKSGALIFPMGWTCDTCWTLKTWDQMGIPKPFSKITVSIGAPINPDELTDHEMAATLIKERIDLQETSSIPE